The proteins below come from a single Spiroplasma endosymbiont of Atherix ibis genomic window:
- the rplW gene encoding 50S ribosomal protein L23: protein MHLTQVIKKPLLTEKTYLGQQNGAYTFIVDKKANKSLIKKTFEEIFQVKVRDIRTMNYDGKDKRMGKFVGKTASFKKAIIVLKDGEKLDILSDL, encoded by the coding sequence ATGCATTTAACACAAGTTATTAAAAAACCTTTGTTAACTGAAAAGACTTATTTAGGTCAACAAAATGGTGCGTACACATTTATTGTTGATAAAAAAGCAAATAAATCATTAATTAAAAAAACATTCGAAGAAATCTTTCAAGTTAAAGTTAGAGATATAAGAACTATGAACTATGATGGAAAAGATAAAAGAATGGGTAAATTTGTTGGTAAAACAGCAAGTTTTAAAAAAGCCATCATTGTATTAAAAGATGGAGAAAAATTAGATATCTTATCAGACTTATAA
- a CDS encoding lipoprotein: MKKLLTVLAAVGIVASSATSVVACGSKSDKKPEESKKDIT, from the coding sequence ATGAAAAAGTTATTAACTGTATTGGCAGCAGTAGGGATTGTTGCATCATCAGCTACAAGTGTTGTTGCGTGTGGTTCAAAATCTGATAAGAAACCAGAAGAGTCTAAAAAAGATATTACTTAG
- the rplB gene encoding 50S ribosomal protein L2, with the protein MPIKKYKPTTNGRRNMTSLDYSILTTSKPENSLVSKLNEKAGRNNHGQITTRHKGGGHKRKYRIIDFKRNKLDIAGKIATIEYDPNRNSFICLVNYIDGEKRYILFAKGMHVGQEIIAGEHADIKIGNVAPLKNIPEGTLIHNVELRPGKGGQIARSAGSSVQILGKDEDGKYITLRLGSGEVRKVLAECYATIGEVGNEEYNLVNWGKAGRNRWRGIRPTVRGSVMNPIDHPHGGGEGRAPIGRKAPLTPWGKKALGVKTRDKKKASTKLIVRRRNDNK; encoded by the coding sequence ATGCCAATCAAAAAATATAAGCCTACGACTAATGGTCGCAGAAACATGACTAGCTTAGATTATAGTATCCTTACAACTTCAAAGCCTGAAAATTCATTAGTTTCTAAACTTAATGAAAAGGCTGGAAGAAATAATCACGGTCAAATAACAACTCGCCATAAAGGTGGAGGACATAAAAGAAAATATCGTATCATTGATTTTAAACGTAATAAATTAGATATTGCTGGAAAAATTGCAACTATTGAATATGATCCAAACAGAAATTCATTTATTTGTTTAGTTAATTATATTGATGGTGAAAAAAGATACATCTTATTTGCAAAAGGAATGCATGTAGGTCAAGAAATTATTGCAGGTGAGCATGCAGATATAAAAATAGGTAATGTTGCACCATTAAAAAATATTCCTGAAGGAACATTAATTCATAATGTTGAATTAAGACCAGGAAAAGGTGGACAAATAGCACGTAGTGCTGGAAGTTCAGTACAAATTTTAGGTAAAGATGAAGATGGAAAATACATCACTTTACGTTTAGGTTCAGGAGAAGTTAGAAAAGTACTTGCTGAGTGTTATGCAACAATTGGTGAAGTAGGAAATGAAGAATATAACTTAGTAAACTGAGGAAAAGCTGGAAGAAACCGTTGAAGAGGAATTAGACCAACAGTTCGTGGATCAGTTATGAATCCAATTGATCACCCTCACGGAGGGGGAGAAGGTCGTGCTCCAATTGGGCGTAAAGCGCCATTAACACCATGAGGTAAAAAAGCTCTTGGAGTTAAAACACGTGATAAAAAGAAAGCTTCTACTAAATTAATAGTAAGAAGAAGAAATGACAACAAATAG
- the rplC gene encoding 50S ribosomal protein L3 codes for MKGILGRKLEMTQIFSENGKLIPVTVISVEQNTVLQVKSVEKDGYQALKLGTITKRANLLNKPDMGQFKKVNSEPKRFVKEIRDMEGYETGAIINAADVFNAGEFVDVTGISKGKGFAGAIKRHNYSRGPMGHGSGYHRGIGSMGAIINRIFKSKKMAGHMGHEQVTIQNLEVVKIDVERNLVLVKGSIPGPRKGFVVIKKNVKGRKAQEAVSLLSRNTAIKAAVEPTAAPIVEEIAPVAE; via the coding sequence ATGAAAGGAATCTTAGGACGTAAGTTAGAGATGACTCAAATCTTTAGTGAAAACGGTAAATTAATTCCAGTTACTGTTATTTCTGTAGAACAAAATACAGTTTTACAAGTAAAATCAGTTGAAAAAGATGGATACCAAGCACTAAAATTGGGAACTATTACAAAAAGAGCTAACTTATTAAATAAACCTGATATGGGTCAATTTAAAAAAGTTAACTCAGAACCTAAGCGCTTCGTAAAAGAAATCAGAGATATGGAAGGATACGAAACTGGTGCAATTATTAATGCAGCCGACGTATTTAACGCTGGTGAATTTGTGGACGTTACAGGTATATCAAAAGGTAAAGGATTTGCAGGAGCAATCAAAAGACATAATTACTCAAGAGGACCAATGGGTCATGGTTCAGGATACCATAGAGGTATTGGATCAATGGGTGCAATTATTAATAGAATTTTTAAATCTAAAAAAATGGCAGGTCACATGGGACATGAACAAGTGACAATTCAAAATTTAGAAGTAGTAAAAATAGATGTTGAAAGAAATTTAGTTTTAGTTAAAGGATCAATTCCTGGTCCAAGAAAAGGCTTTGTTGTAATTAAAAAAAACGTTAAAGGTAGAAAAGCGCAAGAAGCTGTTTCATTGTTATCAAGAAACACTGCTATTAAAGCTGCAGTTGAACCAACTGCTGCTCCAATAGTAGAAGAAATAGCTCCTGTAGCTGAATAA
- the rplD gene encoding 50S ribosomal protein L4, producing MKAKVLDVKGTSLKEITLNDKVWGIEPHQQAIFDTVVSQQAALRQGTRKTKTRAEVRGGGRKPWRQKGTGRARQGSIRAPQWRGGGVTFGPTPNINYKKAVNKKVRQLAIRSALSIKAKEANLVILDKFSFSKPSTKEMLSIMKNIKVEDQKTLIVTKEHDELVIKSAGNIPGVKTLDFQKMNIFDLLNANKLIVTEETVNKIEEVYA from the coding sequence ATGAAAGCAAAAGTTTTAGATGTTAAGGGAACATCTCTTAAAGAAATTACATTAAACGATAAAGTTTGAGGTATTGAACCTCATCAACAAGCTATATTTGATACAGTTGTTTCTCAACAAGCTGCATTAAGACAAGGAACAAGAAAAACAAAAACTAGAGCTGAAGTACGTGGTGGAGGTAGAAAACCTTGAAGACAAAAAGGAACAGGACGTGCTCGTCAAGGTTCTATTAGAGCTCCACAATGAAGAGGTGGGGGAGTAACTTTTGGTCCTACACCAAATATTAACTACAAAAAAGCTGTTAATAAAAAAGTTAGACAATTAGCAATTAGAAGTGCTTTAAGTATTAAAGCTAAAGAAGCAAATTTAGTAATATTAGATAAATTTTCATTCTCAAAACCTTCAACAAAAGAAATGTTAAGTATTATGAAAAATATTAAAGTTGAAGATCAAAAAACATTAATAGTAACTAAAGAACATGACGAATTAGTTATTAAATCAGCAGGAAATATTCCAGGAGTTAAAACTTTAGATTTTCAAAAAATGAATATTTTTGATTTATTAAATGCAAATAAATTAATTGTTACTGAAGAAACTGTAAACAAAATTGAGGAGGTGTATGCATAA
- a CDS encoding transposase: MTYLIWKGKKAYKSTIIDGFTKEVISSDISYKMSAKFVIATLKREINVIKKIKDPSGIIIHSDHGVQYTSKTWKNVCDSNNLIISMGAKKTCADNIVIESYHSLLKKGTIHNNKYESLEHYITDVIEWDKWYNSKKSQNSFLNIEWKNKDVFYGTITI, encoded by the coding sequence ATTACTTATTTAATTTGAAAAGGAAAGAAAGCTTATAAATCAACAATAATCGATGGATTCACAAAAGAAGTTATTTCATCAGATATTTCTTATAAAATGTCTGCAAAATTTGTAATTGCTACTTTAAAAAGAGAAATTAATGTTATTAAAAAAATAAAAGATCCGAGTGGAATAATTATTCACTCAGATCACGGAGTTCAATACACAAGCAAAACGTGAAAAAATGTTTGTGATTCGAACAATTTAATTATATCAATGGGAGCGAAAAAAACATGTGCAGATAACATTGTTATTGAAAGTTATCACTCTTTACTTAAAAAAGGAACAATTCATAATAACAAATATGAATCACTTGAACATTATATAACTGATGTTATTGAATGAGATAAATGATATAACTCAAAAAAATCTCAAAATAGTTTTTTAAATATAGAATGAAAAAATAAAGATGTCTTTTATGGCACAATAACTATATAA
- a CDS encoding ABC transporter permease: MKKTNFFLLLKQGLKVVFRYKTQFILIVILGFFASLILSVTNSISDRIRYEYDKTMQKTNKFDYYDEKILETSNASGSQIMVPIMDFISDEYLTYNNESVGYNVNIAKQEEKETFITKVFESQDFKETLGKLIYNSKYSDSWFNYNWNEWDQNPYYNAYGLDWNKKNISKTNYWYQFDKDDTNGVNRNFSPLEVYTNNNNFIAQQLGEFSKSTIKILKTELIKDLQEEKGIKKQNSLFGLLFKKELLSAKDIIINDNLDYSQESELVREINTYMDLAFLTLVVQINKMIHDYVEYHMQESIKKNIDLPKKERIMESFKESSKLNNSDLDKEILYSWLFSVNFKNSSKNTYQEDNIYINGAKGQLTHVDSNGNVKDKANGLKLIDNGDFIENKLKDKRGFIKKDIYNLQNADIASSYFIRQKLIGLVSDANVYSRTEIIYSDNASEKHYRMVIMDKLIDENVTVYDGRKPKTKNEILINSQYSHSNKIQIGSNIKIGAANLIVSGFAADPYTNFPIADLTIPFPNNNKGAIIYINKDIIDLILPANELKVTTSNVYRFLTFKDKAKKIQNINLFKSLNYNYVSLLKTDNENIAKENPENINYNYSFKDYKSSVFSYNWELIPIVLKTFSTISYIVCTIILLICLTTTLIAIRKTIKFNASEIGILKALGTKNSQIAFSYISYGLVLLIFVVPLSWFIGTLIQELFSRLFISYTGGSYNRIYFNGWSLGVLILMFGILTILVSYITSIILINKPVLEIINKKESVKRIQWIDNLKLKLTKNSKFTTKFSIELAISGMKATLVSTITILISSLLITTSMSIPGMVNKAVSSYYKNVKYSNKIDNLEPIGNSPLSKTSLSAWNGVDYYEPYLKNVKGNYGTVDYLSDLVTKVTGNADYSLIPKLLYIKDSKGNLSANWSNEVLTSESLLNLVCYIFGNNLPQTLGRAINIADMQRIIEWMAHSEIDKNISIEDRIKKIDNLTATLSEGLPPILKAIFPSEINNEDKSTWKNQITSAILSQSPSYVKNYLSKSENRYNQYTFGWTFTNYIPGDDDFYTTTKFISNDKKMSLTGVQSNQKAYKLNENSKKMYIDQESLMKAEKIINGTDTNKNQTIKTVSGFTLYSNGTLNIPVTMNEQAKFSLNKSKSDSIKIDDFVSKRLVLSKDQTNIPNSAWIYDDNDWASQREQDKKAYSEQNFLDPATLDTSKFTFARSFIYNNETGKKDNQDLMTFNRTKNTKSIAENAMAFANLYNDENKVLKSEIRPYYTFDNLFLIIPKEYKDSIVALNSGSQNNKWFGYLEDTSIIPKKTIDDWNRTNVGKNYSAKDFMWIRPYSLFYDSKYQGQGEIGSEISNILNYHNSFFRQNFLDSKPGIVDKDVNMQWASNINIVQVATVDVYGSNVILADQKLANLLHGYSTSSYTPYNYVYEKTQKSSYQLKNGQEIKTYEWNKPKNLIERKLEEQVWGTTEQKNFYPSNWFTGIMSQSKEPYFLTSQASFSKSIRTGEYTLNGGSQYYDGLEMKNVEFLTEQKALINQIAGLILTIGISFIIVIIITATLSMIIITDLYVNQYKKFMLVMKSLGYSNWKVIKYSFGNLTILATIAMILGICGSATIVLFAGLYIRKNVGSIPLGLSWWALLLSAIFLVTSFVTSILITTWKIRRESPVSLMK; this comes from the coding sequence ATGAAAAAAACTAATTTTTTCTTATTATTAAAACAAGGATTAAAAGTTGTATTTAGATATAAAACACAATTTATATTAATAGTTATATTAGGATTTTTTGCATCTCTTATATTAAGTGTTACAAATTCTATAAGTGACAGAATTAGATATGAATATGATAAAACTATGCAAAAAACCAATAAATTTGATTACTATGATGAAAAAATATTAGAAACATCAAATGCTAGTGGCAGTCAAATAATGGTGCCAATAATGGATTTTATATCTGATGAATATTTAACATATAACAATGAATCAGTTGGGTATAATGTAAATATTGCAAAACAAGAAGAAAAGGAAACTTTTATTACAAAAGTATTTGAAAGCCAAGATTTTAAAGAGACCTTAGGTAAGTTAATATATAATTCTAAGTATTCCGATAGTTGATTTAATTATAATTGAAATGAATGAGATCAAAATCCATACTATAATGCATATGGTTTAGATTGAAATAAGAAAAATATAAGCAAAACAAATTATTGATATCAATTTGACAAGGATGATACTAATGGAGTTAATAGAAATTTTTCTCCTTTAGAAGTTTATACAAATAATAATAATTTTATAGCTCAACAATTGGGTGAATTTAGTAAATCAACAATAAAAATATTAAAAACTGAGTTAATAAAAGATCTTCAAGAAGAAAAAGGAATTAAAAAACAAAATTCTCTTTTTGGTTTACTTTTTAAAAAGGAATTATTATCAGCTAAAGATATTATAATTAATGATAATTTGGATTATTCACAAGAAAGTGAATTAGTTAGAGAGATAAATACTTATATGGATTTAGCTTTTTTAACTTTAGTAGTACAAATTAATAAAATGATTCATGATTATGTTGAATATCATATGCAAGAATCTATCAAAAAAAATATTGATTTACCAAAAAAAGAAAGAATTATGGAAAGTTTTAAAGAGTCAAGTAAATTAAACAATAGTGATTTAGATAAAGAAATATTATATTCATGATTATTTTCTGTTAACTTTAAAAATTCTTCAAAAAATACATATCAAGAAGATAATATCTATATTAATGGTGCTAAAGGACAATTAACTCATGTTGATTCAAATGGTAATGTAAAAGATAAAGCTAATGGATTGAAATTAATTGATAATGGAGATTTCATTGAAAATAAATTAAAAGATAAAAGAGGATTTATCAAAAAAGATATTTATAATTTACAAAATGCTGATATAGCTTCGTCATATTTTATAAGACAAAAATTAATTGGTTTAGTAAGTGATGCAAATGTTTATTCAAGAACTGAAATAATTTATTCAGACAATGCATCTGAAAAACATTATAGAATGGTTATAATGGATAAATTAATTGATGAAAATGTAACAGTTTATGATGGAAGAAAACCAAAAACTAAAAATGAGATATTGATAAATTCACAATACTCTCATTCTAATAAAATTCAAATAGGTTCAAATATTAAAATTGGGGCAGCAAATTTAATTGTTTCAGGTTTTGCAGCTGATCCTTATACTAATTTTCCTATTGCAGATTTAACAATACCTTTTCCTAATAATAATAAAGGAGCAATAATATATATAAATAAAGATATTATAGATCTTATTCTTCCTGCAAATGAACTAAAAGTTACAACATCAAATGTTTATAGATTTTTAACATTTAAAGATAAAGCTAAAAAAATTCAAAATATTAATTTATTTAAATCTTTAAATTATAATTATGTTAGTTTATTAAAAACAGATAATGAAAATATTGCAAAAGAAAATCCTGAAAATATTAATTATAATTATTCATTTAAAGATTACAAAAGTAGTGTATTTTCATATAATTGAGAATTAATTCCAATAGTTTTAAAAACTTTTTCAACAATTTCATATATAGTTTGTACAATTATTTTATTAATTTGCTTAACAACGACATTAATTGCTATAAGAAAAACTATAAAATTTAATGCTTCTGAAATTGGTATTTTAAAAGCTCTGGGAACTAAAAATTCACAAATTGCTTTTTCTTATATTTCATATGGATTAGTATTATTAATATTTGTTGTTCCTTTATCTTGATTTATTGGAACTTTAATTCAAGAATTATTCTCTAGATTATTTATTTCTTATACAGGTGGATCTTACAATCGAATTTATTTTAATGGCTGATCTTTGGGTGTTTTAATACTAATGTTTGGAATTCTTACTATATTAGTTTCATATATAACTTCTATAATTCTTATTAACAAGCCTGTTCTTGAAATTATAAATAAGAAAGAGAGTGTTAAAAGAATTCAATGAATTGACAACTTAAAACTTAAATTAACAAAAAATAGTAAGTTTACAACCAAATTTAGTATAGAACTTGCAATTAGTGGTATGAAAGCAACATTAGTTTCAACAATAACTATATTAATTTCTTCACTTTTAATAACAACATCGATGTCAATTCCTGGAATGGTTAATAAAGCTGTAAGTTCATATTATAAAAATGTTAAATATTCTAACAAAATAGATAATTTAGAACCTATTGGTAATTCACCATTATCAAAAACAAGTTTATCAGCTTGAAATGGTGTAGATTACTATGAACCATATTTAAAAAATGTAAAAGGAAATTATGGAACAGTTGATTATTTAAGTGATTTAGTTACAAAAGTTACTGGAAATGCTGACTATTCTTTAATTCCTAAATTATTATATATTAAAGATTCAAAGGGAAATTTATCTGCAAATTGAAGTAATGAAGTGCTTACAAGTGAGTCTCTATTAAATTTAGTTTGTTATATTTTTGGAAATAATTTACCTCAAACTTTGGGAAGAGCTATAAATATAGCAGATATGCAAAGAATTATTGAATGAATGGCACACAGTGAAATAGATAAAAATATAAGTATTGAAGATAGAATAAAGAAAATTGATAATCTAACAGCAACTCTTTCAGAGGGATTGCCCCCAATTTTAAAAGCGATTTTTCCATCAGAAATTAATAATGAAGATAAAAGCACTTGAAAAAATCAAATAACATCGGCTATTTTGAGTCAATCACCAAGTTATGTTAAAAATTATTTAAGTAAAAGTGAAAATAGATATAATCAGTATACTTTTGGGTGAACATTTACAAATTATATTCCAGGAGATGATGATTTTTATACAACTACTAAGTTTATTTCTAATGACAAAAAAATGTCTTTAACAGGAGTTCAATCAAATCAAAAAGCTTATAAATTAAATGAGAATTCAAAGAAAATGTATATTGATCAAGAGTCTTTAATGAAAGCTGAAAAAATAATTAATGGTACAGATACAAATAAAAATCAAACTATTAAAACTGTAAGTGGATTTACTCTTTATTCAAATGGAACATTAAATATACCAGTTACTATGAATGAGCAAGCAAAATTTTCATTAAACAAATCAAAAAGTGATTCAATAAAAATTGATGATTTTGTTTCTAAAAGATTAGTATTATCAAAAGATCAAACAAATATTCCAAATAGTGCTTGAATTTATGATGACAATGATTGAGCTTCACAAAGAGAACAAGATAAAAAAGCTTATTCAGAACAGAATTTTTTAGACCCAGCGACATTGGATACTTCAAAATTTACATTTGCAAGATCATTTATATATAATAATGAAACTGGCAAAAAAGATAATCAAGACTTAATGACATTTAACAGAACAAAAAACACTAAATCAATTGCAGAAAATGCAATGGCTTTTGCTAATTTATACAATGATGAAAACAAAGTTTTAAAGTCAGAAATAAGACCATATTATACTTTTGATAATTTATTTTTAATTATTCCAAAAGAATATAAAGATAGTATAGTTGCTCTAAATTCTGGATCACAAAATAATAAATGATTTGGTTATTTAGAAGATACTAGTATAATTCCTAAAAAAACAATAGATGATTGAAATAGAACTAATGTAGGTAAAAATTACTCTGCTAAAGATTTTATGTGAATAAGACCTTATTCATTATTTTATGATTCAAAATATCAAGGACAAGGAGAAATTGGTTCAGAAATTTCAAATATCTTAAATTATCATAATTCTTTCTTTAGACAGAATTTTCTAGACTCAAAACCAGGAATAGTTGATAAAGATGTAAATATGCAATGAGCAAGTAATATAAATATAGTTCAAGTTGCAACAGTTGATGTTTATGGAAGTAATGTGATACTTGCAGATCAAAAATTAGCAAATTTACTTCATGGTTATTCAACAAGTAGTTATACTCCATACAATTATGTTTATGAAAAAACACAAAAATCTTCTTATCAATTAAAAAATGGTCAAGAGATAAAAACTTATGAATGAAACAAACCAAAAAATCTAATTGAAAGAAAACTTGAAGAGCAAGTTTGAGGAACAACAGAACAAAAAAACTTTTACCCTTCTAATTGATTTACAGGTATTATGTCTCAATCAAAAGAACCATACTTTTTAACAAGTCAAGCTTCATTTTCTAAATCAATTAGAACAGGAGAATATACTTTAAATGGAGGAAGTCAATACTATGATGGTTTAGAAATGAAAAATGTAGAGTTTTTAACAGAACAAAAAGCATTAATTAATCAAATTGCGGGTTTAATTTTAACAATAGGAATATCTTTTATTATAGTTATTATTATAACTGCAACTTTATCAATGATAATAATTACTGATTTATATGTAAATCAGTACAAAAAGTTTATGTTGGTTATGAAATCTCTTGGTTATTCAAATTGAAAAGTTATTAAATATTCATTTGGTAATTTAACAATATTAGCAACAATAGCTATGATTTTAGGAATATGTGGAAGTGCAACAATTGTATTATTTGCTGGATTATATATTAGGAAAAATGTAGGATCAATTCCTTTAGGATTAAGTTGATGAGCATTACTATTATCAGCAATATTTTTAGTAACAAGTTTTGTGACTTCGATTTTAATTACTACTTGAAAAATTAGAAGAGAATCACCGGTATCATTAATGAAATAG
- the rpsS gene encoding 30S ribosomal protein S19, whose amino-acid sequence MSRSLKKGPFADDYLIKKVEALGDKKETIKTWSRRSTIFPNFVGHTFGVYNGKEFIPVYVTEDMVGHKLGEFSPTRKFGGHGDDKKKKK is encoded by the coding sequence ATGTCTAGATCATTAAAAAAAGGACCTTTTGCTGATGATTACTTAATTAAAAAAGTAGAAGCATTAGGTGACAAAAAAGAAACAATTAAAACTTGATCACGTCGTTCAACAATATTTCCAAATTTTGTTGGTCACACATTTGGAGTTTACAACGGAAAAGAATTTATCCCAGTTTATGTTACAGAAGATATGGTAGGTCACAAATTAGGAGAATTTTCACCAACACGTAAGTTTGGTGGACATGGTGATGATAAGAAAAAGAAAAAATAA
- the rplV gene encoding 50S ribosomal protein L22, protein MEAKAKLTMIRISPRKVRLVADSIRSKKISEAIAILQNQDKRSSEPVLKLLNSAVANAVNNNGMEADQLFIKTIFVNEGPTLKRFRPRAHGRAYEILKRTSHITIVVSDER, encoded by the coding sequence ATGGAAGCAAAAGCAAAATTAACAATGATTAGAATATCACCAAGAAAAGTTAGACTAGTAGCTGACTCTATCAGAAGTAAAAAAATATCAGAAGCTATAGCAATTCTTCAAAATCAAGATAAAAGATCTTCAGAACCAGTATTAAAATTATTAAACTCAGCTGTAGCAAATGCTGTTAACAACAATGGTATGGAAGCTGATCAATTATTTATTAAAACAATCTTCGTTAATGAAGGACCGACATTAAAACGTTTTAGACCAAGAGCTCATGGTAGAGCATATGAAATTTTAAAAAGAACTAGTCACATTACAATAGTGGTTAGCGATGAAAGATAG
- the rpsJ gene encoding 30S ribosomal protein S10: MAQQKIKIKLKGYDHAIVDQSIAKIIQAAESTGAKVRGPIPLPTEKQIITILRATHKYKDSREQFEMRTHKRILEIVEPTPKTMDSLTRVQLPTGVNIEIKL, from the coding sequence ATGGCTCAACAAAAAATTAAAATTAAATTAAAAGGTTACGATCATGCTATTGTTGACCAATCAATTGCTAAAATTATTCAAGCAGCTGAATCAACTGGAGCTAAAGTTCGTGGACCGATTCCATTACCAACAGAAAAACAAATTATTACAATATTAAGAGCTACTCATAAATACAAAGATAGTAGAGAGCAGTTCGAAATGAGAACACATAAAAGAATACTTGAGATAGTTGAACCAACACCTAAAACAATGGATTCATTAACAAGAGTTCAATTGCCAACAGGTGTTAATATCGAAATTAAATTATAG